Proteins from one Triticum aestivum cultivar Chinese Spring chromosome 7A, IWGSC CS RefSeq v2.1, whole genome shotgun sequence genomic window:
- the LOC123146894 gene encoding uncharacterized protein (The sequence of the model RefSeq protein was modified relative to this genomic sequence to represent the inferred CDS: added 6 bases not found in genome assembly), which yields MDPPVADPGQTKDKGVGSKGEMDLPVADPGPVRDEGELLRCPFCDYEAVYKLAQFLLPGLAAVCVDGTTGDLFRSPSDVAVDLRKEMVDSITQRSETFIADVEAEQNAENEMSDDPYEIVSIFMDDFSRTKRNIIGHVSGWLLSDSRDDKIDDFVQEMEMTRFWPLERREAIAEVLLRNVDIKTKFHCPEKYENEERLAEHKAQCSFRPVTCPNEGCRTKVSVRCMQDHDATCLFKILQCEQNCEKRLLRRDMDRHCVTVCPMRPMKCPFGCDDSFSEHDLEEHCSESLQQHLLKVLQVIHKNNFTADELKETALRLEKSEDRGKLAKARDARSLTSIVKDLEAKKFQCSSVVSHVNLGG from the exons CCTCCAGTTGCCGATCCTGGACAAACCAAGGATAAAG GTGTTGGATCTAAGGGTGAAATGGATCTCCCAGTTGCCGATCCTGGACCGGTGAGGGATGAAGGTGAGCTTCTCCGGTGCCCGTTTTGCGATTATGAAGCAGTGTACAAACTAGCACAATTCTTGCTCCCTGGTTTGGCTGCGGTCTGTGTCGATGGTACAACTGGTGATCTGTTCAGGAGCCCATCTGATGTTGCTGTTGACCTCAGAAAAGAAATGGTGGACAGCATTACACAAAGAAGTGAAACGTTCATAGCCGATGTTGAGGCGGAACAAAACGCTGAGAATGAAATGTCGGATGACCCTTATGAGATCGTGTCaatattcatggatgatttcaGTCGCACGAAAAGGAATATCATTGGCCATGTCTCTGGGTGGTTGCTAAGTGACAGCCGTGATGATAAGATCGATGACTTTGTCCAAGAAATGGAGATGACCCGCTTCTGGCCATTAGAGAGGAGAGAAGCGATAGCCGAGGTCCTCCTCAGGAATGTGGACATTAAAACCAAGTTCCACTGCCCTGAGAAATATGAAAACGAGGAACGTCTTGCTGAGCACAAAGCACAGTGTAGCTTCAGGCCTGTCACTTGCCCAAACGAGGGATGCCGAACAAAAGTCTCTGTTCGTTGCATGCAGGATCATGATGCAACTTGCCTTTTCAAGATCCTTCAGTGTGAGCAAAACTGTGAGAAACGGCTTCTGCGGCGTGATATGGATAGACATTGTGTCACTGTCTGCCCCATGAGGCCCATGAAGTGCCCTTTCGGGTGTGATGATTCGTTCAGTGAACACGACCTCGAGGAGCACTGTTCAGAGAGTCTCCAGCAACACTTGCTTAAGGTCCTTCAGGTGATTCACAAGAATAATTTTACAGCTGATGAGCTAAAGGAAACTGCTCTACGACTGGAGAAG TCTGAAGATCGTGGTAAACTGGCTAAAGCTCGGGATGCTAGATCTCTAACTAGTATTGTGAAGGATCTTGAAGCAAAGAAATTTCAATGTTCTAGTGTAGTATCTCATGTAAACCTTGGTGGTTGA